The Miltoncostaea marina DNA window TGTGCCCGCCGGAGGCCACCAGGCTCACGAAGGGCGGGTCGAGGGCGACCGGATCCAGCCAGGACGCCGCGATGTGCCCGTGGATGTGGTCGACCATCAGCAGGGGCTTTCGCGCCGCGTAGGCGATCGCCTTCGCCGTCGCCACGCCGATGAGGAGCGCGCCGATCAGGCCCGGCCGCTGGGTGACCGCGACTGCCCGCACGTCGGCCAGCGCGAGACCGGCCGCGGCGAGCGCCTCGTCGACGACCCCGTTGACCGTGCCCAGGTGGTGGCGCGCGGCCACCTCGGGGACGACGCCGCCGTACGGCGCGTGCATCTCGGCCTGCGAGGCGACCACGTTCGAGCGGATGCGCCGCCCCTCGACGACGGCGGCCGCCGTCTCGTCGCACGAGGTCTCGATTGCCAGGATCGGCCCGTTCACGTGTACGCGTCCTCCGGTCCGCCGCCGCGCCACATGATGATCGCGTCCTCCCCGTTGTCCGAGTAGTACCCCGGGCGGAGCCCGTGCTCCATGAAGCCCTTGCGCCGGTACAGGTTGATCGCGGTGCCGTTGGAGACGCGGACCTCCAGGGTGAACCCGAGGTGCGCGCGCCGCCCGGCCCGCTCGAAGAGCACGTCCAGCATCCTGCCCGCGATGCCCTGGCGCCGGTGCGCCTCGCGCACGCAGACGTTGAGGATGTGCCACACGTCCGCGTACCGCGACACCATGACGTACCCCAGGATGTCGCCGCCGCGGTCGGCCACGAGGTCGATGGTGCCGGGCCGGCCGAGCTCCGACACGAACATCGACCGGGTCCACGGCGTGGCCGAGGTCGCGGTCTCGATGGCGACCACCTGGGGGACGTCCCCGAGCCGCATCTCGCGGATCTTCACGCGCGGCTCGGGCGGCGGGCGCTTGCCCCGCGGCACTACGCCTCCGGCGCCGCGGCGGCCGCCCGCCGCCGGTTGACCTCCGCGTCGGGCAGGCGCGCGTAGACCGGGCGGGCGGGCAGCCCGGCGCCGTCGCGCACGCGGCGCACGAGCGCGGCCGCGCGCACCCGGTGGGCCGCCGAGCCCGGCGGCAGGATGGTCCGCAGCGGCCCCGGCAGCGCCTCGCCACCCGCCGCCACGCCGTCGCCGCCGATCGCGACGGGCTCGCCGAGCCGCTCGAGCAGCGCCGACAGGTCGCCGGGCGCGATGGCCTGCGGGGGCGCAAGCTCGTCGAGCCCGCCCCCGCGCGGGCGGTAGACGGCGGCGAAGAGCTCCCGGCGGCGGGCGTCGAGCACCGGCGCCACCAGCGGCGCGTCCGGCGCGGCGGCGGCGAGCCCGAGCGCCAGTGCCTCGAGCGACGAGGCGCCCGTCACCGGCACGCCGAGCGCCTGCCCCAGCCCCAGGGCCGTCGCCAGCCCGATGCGCAGGCCGGTGAAGCCGCCGGGGCCGACCCCGACCACGATGTCGCGGAGGTCGTCGGCCGAGGCGCCGGCCGCGGTCAGGAGGCCGTGGGCCGCCTCCAGCACCCGACGCCCCGAGCCCGGCTCGGGGGCGAGCCACAGCTCGGCGACGGGTTCCTCACCCCGGACGAGCGCCAGGCTCGGGCTCGCTGTTGAGGTGTCGAGCGCGAAGGTCGGCAAGCTGGCGGCCGAGACCGGCGAGGAGCTGCGGATCCCGGGCGACCAACAGTACCAGCCGCCGGTCGCCGCCCCCGTGGCGCAGCTCAAGCTCGATGCGCGGCTCCGGCAGCGCCTCGAGGATCGCGTCGGGCCACTCGACGAACGCGATCGCGTCACCGGCCACGGCGTCGCGCAGCAGCTCGGCCTCCTCGTCGTCCGGGCCGCCCAGGCGGTAGGCGTCGACGTGCGCCACCGGGGCGCGCGCGCCCTCGTAGCGCTGGGCGACGGTGAACGTCGGGCTCGTGACCGGGCCGCTCACGCCGAGCGCCCGCGCCACCGCGCGCACGAGCGTCGTCTTGCCGGCGCCGAGCTCGCCGCGCAGCAGCACGAGGTCGCCCGGGCGCAGGGCCTCGGCCAGCAGCGCGCCGAGGGCCGCGGTGGCCCCCGGCCCGTCGCTCTCCCAGGTGAGCGGCGCCGTGCTCAGAAGAGGCCGAGCTGCTCGGCGGACGCGGACGCGGGCACGCCGGCGCCGGCGTGCACCGGCTGCGCGGCAGGGTCCGGCTCGCGCGCGGGCACCGCCGGGGGCGGCGCGGGCGGCGCGGGCGCGGAGGACGGCGCGGCGCGCGCCACGAGCTCCGGGATGCGGGCGAAGTCGGCCTCGAGCGTGGTGAGCATCGCGCGCGTGTAGAGCGCCGCGGCCGGGTGGAAGAGGGGGTAGAGCAGCACCGGCTGGCCCCCGATCTCGATCGGCAGCTCGTGGCCGTGCACCCGCGAGATGCCGTCGGGCCGCCCGGAGAGCAGCTTCGTCGCGAAGTTGCCCAGCGTGCAGACCACCCGGGGGCGCACGAGCGCGACCTGGCGGAACAGGTGCGGCTCGCAGGCGCTGATCTCGGCCGGCTGCGGGTCGCGGTTGCCCGGCGGACGGCACTTGAGGACGTTCGCGATGAAGACGTCCTCGCGGCGCAGGCCGATGCCTTCGATGAGCCGGGTGAGCAGCTTGCCCGACTGGCCCACGAACGGCATGCCCTGCACGTCCTCGTGGTAGCCGGGCGCCTCGCCCACGAACATCACGTCCGCGTCGAGGCGGCCGCTGCCCACCACCACCTGGGTGCGGGTGCGGCTGAGGGCGCAGCGGATGCAGCCCGCCACCTCCTCGCGGTGGTACGCCTCGAGGGCGGCGACGCGGTCGGCCGGCTCCGACATGCCGTCACACTAGCGGGGCGGTCGGCCGTCCCGGGCCCCCACCGGGGCCGTTTGTCGGCCGTCGCGGGCGGCGGTATGCTGCCCCGGCCGTCAGCCCCCTGCCCGGCATCCCACCCTGGGAGTTGGAGCGCGAGGCGCCGGATGACGAAGCCCGTGCGCGGGCCCCTCGGCGTGTCCGGGACGGCGAGCGGTGCATCCCCATGCCCCAGTCCCGGACATCCCCTCCCCCCTCCCGCCGCGCGGACGTCGTCCGCACCGTGGCGGACCTGCGCCAGCGGGTGGCGGCCATGCGCGCGGCCGGGCGGCGGATCGCGGTGGTGATGACCATGGGCGCGTTCCACGAAGGGCACCTCGACCTGATGCGCCGCGCCGGCGCCGACGGCCACGCGGTCGTCGTGACCCTGTTCGTCAACCCGACCCAGTTCGGCGCGGGCGAGGACCTCGCCGCCTACCCGCGCGACGAGGCCCGCGACGTGGCGCTGGCCTCGCGCCAGGGCGTGGAGCTGGTCTTCGCGCCGGACGCCGCGGAGGTCTACCCCGAGGGCTTCGCCACCGCGATCACGGTCGGCGGGCCGAGCGCGGGCCTGGAGGGCGCGGCGCGCCCGCACCACTTCGCCGGCGTGGCCACCGTGGTCGCCAAGCTGCTGCTGATGGTGCGGCCCGACCGGGCGGTCTTCGGCCAGAAGGACGCCCAGCAGGTGGCCGTCGTCCGGCGCCTGATGACCGACCTCCACCTCGACGACGTCGAGCTGGTGGTCGCCCCCACCACGCGCGAGGCCGACGGCCTCGCGATGAGCAGCCGCAACGCCTACCTGGGCCCGGACGACCGCGCCGCGGCGCCGGCCCTGAGCCGCGCCCTGCGCGCCGCCGAGGCGCTCGTCGCCGAGGGCGAGCGCGACGCCGCCCGCATCGAGGCCCGCGCGCGGGCGGTCGTGGAGGCCGAGCCGCGCTGCGAGCTGGAGTACGCCACCGTCGTGGACCGCGACACCTTCCGGCCGCTCGCGCGGCTGGACGGCGAGGACGCCCTGCTGGTCGTCGCCGCCCGGGTCGGGCCCGCGCGCCTCATCGACAACGTCCCGCTTCCGAACCCCACCCGGAGGGCACACGTGCCGCCTCGCACCCGCACGATGCTGAAGAGCAAGATCCACCGCGCGACCGTCACGGACGCGAACCTGAACTACGTCGGGAGCGTCACCGTCGACACCGACCTGCTCGAGGCCGCGGACATCCGGCCCTATGAGCACGTCTGCGTGCTGAACATCAACACGGGCGCCCGCTTCGAGACGTACGCGATCGAGGGTCCCGCCGGCGGCGGCGACATCTGTCTGAACGGCGCGGCCGCCCGCCTCGCGCAGCCGGGCGACCTCGTCATCATCCTGACCTACGCCCAGTACGACGAGTCGGAGCTCGAGGGCTTCGAGCCCGTGGTCGTGCACGTCGACTCGGCCAACCGGCAGGTCGACCTGACCACGCCCGAGGGCGTCCCGGTCGTCTGGGAGCAGCGATGACCACCCCCCTGTCGGCCGCGGCGATCCGGGCCCGCAAGGGCGGCGCGCGGCTGGTGATGCTGACGGCCTACGACTACCCGACCGCCCGCGCGCTCGACGAGAGCGGGCTCGACATCCTGCTGGTGGGCGACAGCCTCGGCGAGGTGGAGCTCGGCTACGACACCACGCGGGCGGTGTCGCTCGAGATGATGGCCCACCACGTGCGGGCGGTGCGCAACGGCGCCTCCGCGACGCACGTGTGCGGCGACCTGACCGCCGGGAGTTACGCCACGCCCGGGCAGGCCGTGGCGAGCGCGCGGCGGCTGGTGGAGGCGGGCGCCGACTCGGTCAAGCTCGAGGGCGGCCTGGTGGCGCAGGTGGAGGCGATCATCGCCGCCGGCATCCCCGTGATCGGCCACGTGGGGCTGCTGCCCCAGACCGCCGAGGTCTACCGGCGCGAGGGCACGACGCCGGAGGAGGCCGATCGCATCGCGGCCGAGGCCCGGGCGCTCGACGCGGCGGGCGTCTGCGCGCTCGTGATCGAGGCGGTCCCGGCCGAGCTGGCCGAGCGGATCACCGCCGAGGTCGGGTGCCCGACGATCGGCATCGCCGCCGGCCCGGAGTGCGACGGCCAGGTGCTCGTGGTGACGGACCTCGTCGG harbors:
- the tsaE gene encoding tRNA (adenosine(37)-N6)-threonylcarbamoyltransferase complex ATPase subunit type 1 TsaE, producing MSTAPLTWESDGPGATAALGALLAEALRPGDLVLLRGELGAGKTTLVRAVARALGVSGPVTSPTFTVAQRYEGARAPVAHVDAYRLGGPDDEEAELLRDAVAGDAIAFVEWPDAILEALPEPRIELELRHGGGDRRLVLLVARDPQLLAGLGRQLADLRARHLNSEPEPGARPG
- a CDS encoding uracil-DNA glycosylase; its protein translation is MSEPADRVAALEAYHREEVAGCIRCALSRTRTQVVVGSGRLDADVMFVGEAPGYHEDVQGMPFVGQSGKLLTRLIEGIGLRREDVFIANVLKCRPPGNRDPQPAEISACEPHLFRQVALVRPRVVCTLGNFATKLLSGRPDGISRVHGHELPIEIGGQPVLLYPLFHPAAALYTRAMLTTLEADFARIPELVARAAPSSAPAPPAPPPAVPAREPDPAAQPVHAGAGVPASASAEQLGLF
- the panB gene encoding 3-methyl-2-oxobutanoate hydroxymethyltransferase, with translation MTTPLSAAAIRARKGGARLVMLTAYDYPTARALDESGLDILLVGDSLGEVELGYDTTRAVSLEMMAHHVRAVRNGASATHVCGDLTAGSYATPGQAVASARRLVEAGADSVKLEGGLVAQVEAIIAAGIPVIGHVGLLPQTAEVYRREGTTPEEADRIAAEARALDAAGVCALVIEAVPAELAERITAEVGCPTIGIAAGPECDGQVLVVTDLVGGLPSAPRFVKPKADVYGAVVGAARAFAAEVRGAAAAEARRAV
- the rimI gene encoding ribosomal protein S18-alanine N-acetyltransferase — its product is MPRGKRPPPEPRVKIREMRLGDVPQVVAIETATSATPWTRSMFVSELGRPGTIDLVADRGGDILGYVMVSRYADVWHILNVCVREAHRRQGIAGRMLDVLFERAGRRAHLGFTLEVRVSNGTAINLYRRKGFMEHGLRPGYYSDNGEDAIIMWRGGGPEDAYT
- the tsaB gene encoding tRNA (adenosine(37)-N6)-threonylcarbamoyltransferase complex dimerization subunit type 1 TsaB; translation: MPTFALDTSTASPSLALVRGEEPVAELWLAPEPGSGRRVLEAAHGLLTAAGASADDLRDIVVGVGPGGFTGLRIGLATALGLGQALGVPVTGASSLEALALGLAAAAPDAPLVAPVLDARRRELFAAVYRPRGGGLDELAPPQAIAPGDLSALLERLGEPVAIGGDGVAAGGEALPGPLRTILPPGSAAHRVRAAALVRRVRDGAGLPARPVYARLPDAEVNRRRAAAAAPEA
- the panC gene encoding pantoate--beta-alanine ligase, producing the protein MADLRQRVAAMRAAGRRIAVVMTMGAFHEGHLDLMRRAGADGHAVVVTLFVNPTQFGAGEDLAAYPRDEARDVALASRQGVELVFAPDAAEVYPEGFATAITVGGPSAGLEGAARPHHFAGVATVVAKLLLMVRPDRAVFGQKDAQQVAVVRRLMTDLHLDDVELVVAPTTREADGLAMSSRNAYLGPDDRAAAPALSRALRAAEALVAEGERDAARIEARARAVVEAEPRCELEYATVVDRDTFRPLARLDGEDALLVVAARVGPARLIDNVPLPNPTRRAHVPPRTRTMLKSKIHRATVTDANLNYVGSVTVDTDLLEAADIRPYEHVCVLNINTGARFETYAIEGPAGGGDICLNGAAARLAQPGDLVIILTYAQYDESELEGFEPVVVHVDSANRQVDLTTPEGVPVVWEQR